The proteins below are encoded in one region of Ostrea edulis chromosome 3, xbOstEdul1.1, whole genome shotgun sequence:
- the LOC125675980 gene encoding E3 ubiquitin-protein ligase TRIM36-like, which translates to MAAKDQAQHIIVCEKCQGPVEFICVPCDIKLCGECSLKHMRTKSKRGHELREYSRSVSQQCDIHPSAVSEFYCKSCSLPLCTECIVTNDHKLHDLSSMSSITALFETLIEEESTELRTKVKVNFEKRIEDLKEYLTIVAKHCEMVRDDVTQWGENWKREIAILVESLHQEIKSAEIEATRILKQQTDQMEQNIQDIEDALKDYEDVKMSENSKLIVKFQSQIDKLSSLPTLRRIYVPKFLPANQKLQSIFHTSLGKLILEDYYAVKELAEPLKIRTSKEIFSVVNQLHGEIFSNHKDRCDANQLSIESYQKCQVSLHPKLLLGFQNSTFFQKSVENFLTNFKAKPLWSESKRHGENAHLMMQSTHVIADSGVFWKETVSDALTNYLREWEVNSIAVPEYLWDTMADKIKKVWIFNPEKVLCQCSKKEHQVFVIGNTEDAVELTVRIKEILNHTYLKYLKHT; encoded by the exons ATGGCTGCAAAAGACCAAGCACAACATATCATAGTTTGTGAAAAGTGTCAAGGGCCTGTTGAGTTCATTTGTGTTCCCTGTGATATAAAACTATGCGGAGAATGCTCTCTGAAACATATGCGCACAAAATCAAAACGAGGCCATGAACTAAGAGAATATTCCCGCTCCGTATCTCAGCAGTGTGATATACACCCGAGTGCCGTGTCTGAATTTTATTGCAAATCCTGTTCCCTCCCACTTTGCACTGAGTGCATTGTTACAAATGATCACAAGCTCCACGATCTATCATCAATGTCTTCCATTACTGCTTTGTTTGAAACCTTAATAGAAGAAGAAAGTACAGAATTACGAACAAAAGTGAAAGTTAACTTTGAAAAGCGTATTGAGGATCTCAAGGAATACCTAACCATTGTTGCTAAACATTGTGAAATGGTCCGAGATGATGTTACACAATGGGGAGAGAATTGGAAACGTGAGATTGCTATCCTCGTTGAATCTcttcatcaagaaattaaatCTGCAGAGATAGAAGCCACACGCATCCTGAAACAGCAGACAGACCAGATGGAACAGAACATACAGGACATAGAAGACGCATTGAAGGATTATGAAGATGTCAAAATGTCGGAAAACTCAAAGCTTATCGTCAAATTTCAATCCCAGATTGACAAGCTCAGTTCACTGCCTACCCTAAGAAGAATTTACGTTCCAAAATTCCTTCCCGCAAATCAGAAGTTACAATCTATTTTTCATACATCCCTTGGGAAGTTGATTCTTGAAGATTACTATGCCGTCAAAGAACTTGCAGAGCCTTTGAAGATTAGAACATCCAAAGAAA TTTTTTCAGTTGTCAACCAACTGCATGGGGAAATATTTAGCAACCACAAAGACCGTTGTGATGCAAATCAGCTCTCCATTGAAAGTTATCAAAAGTGTCAAGTTTCGCTGCATCCCAAACTTCTTCTTGGCTTCCAAAATTCGACGTTTTTTCAAAAGAGTGTAGAAAACTTCTTGACAAATTTCAAAGCCAAACCACTTTGGTCAGAAAGCAAGCGTCATGGCGAGAATGCGCATCTAATGATGCAAAGTACACACGTTATTGCAGATTCGGGTGTTTTTTGGAAAGAGACTGTCTCTGATGCATTGACAAACTACCTACGTGAATGGGAAGTTAACAGTATTGCTGTACCTGAATATCTCTGGGATACAATGGCTGACAAAATAAAGAAAGTTTGGATTTTTAACCCAGAAAAAGTTCTATGTCAATGTAGCAAAAAAGAACATCAGGTTTTTGTCATTGGCAATACTGAGGACGCTGTGGAATTAACAGTGAGAATTAAAGAAATTCTGAATCATACTTATCTGAAATATCTGAAACACACATAA
- the LOC125675975 gene encoding uncharacterized protein LOC125675975 isoform X1, with the protein MANRSVTVKVEIALPDFFSNFPVTVNHPLGGGMSRTSGDDCAKIVHESEPQKETEDPGDLLDEPRSISEIKENLYSASARDPGGAKNLAVCSENSQQLYARAATDLSSSASSLGFSVHGPTENDELEHNYLEEEARAGSRPDSQSSGYAGSDVSERHIHVENRSPHDEVMLRQAAIQRTTSGTSSLSSSLNTEEMRRLYDKELYISGCDTCKMLRGTSPSKESIEFWDEVEICGGDDRIKCHSKFWSYFLKKLKEKFPGEEGLNSKQTIHLLKTLLNVQGGDDGEIVLSNLMRIVRYFGPIKKDVEGKCVIIRHLTDIVKNSLVTSKVGKKTIKQSWFAGDMTRSNAEELLENQKDKTYLVRMSQSGSDTGNFVVSVKDQNGGHHFEIEGNPVASCRSDTLNCHLQFLNSSYETLPSLVEDLKYNPLRGEEDEEDVECTYICPDLPFNSVITAYKRTK; encoded by the exons AAGTGTGACAGTTAAAGTAGAGATAGCATTACCTGACTTCTTCTCAAACTTCCCAGTGACGGTAAATCATCCCCTGGGAGGAGGGATGTCGAGGACGAGTGGAGACGATTGCGCGAAGATTGTCCATGAGTCAGAACCACAAAAAGAGACAGAAGATCCAGGGGATTTATTAGATGAACCCCGAAGTATCAGCGAGATCAAAGAAAATTTGTATTCAGCGTCAGCACGTGATCCTGGTGGTGCCAAAAATTTAGCTGTTTGCTCTGAGAACAGTCAACAACTTTACGCACGTGCAGCTACTGATCTGAGTTCTTCCGCGTCTTCTCTTGGTTTTTCTGTTCATGGTCCAACTGAAAATGACGAGTTGGAGCACAACTATTTGGAAGAGGAAGCACGCGCCGGTTCGCGTCCCGATTCACAGAGTTCGGGATACGCAGGATCCGATGTAAGTGAACGACACATTCATGTGGAAAACCGATCTCCTCATGACGAAGTTATGCTGCGTCAAGCAGCGATTCAGCGGACCACTAGTGGCACCAGCAGTTTAAGCAGCAGCCTCAACACGGAGGAAATGAGACGTCTGTATGACAAAGAGTTATATATATCTGGAT gtGACACGTGCAAGATGCTGAGGGGAACGTCCCCGTCCAAAGAGTCGATAGAATTTTGGGACGAAGTTGAGATTTGTGGAGGTGACGATAGAATAAAATGTCACAGTAAG TTCTGGAGTTACTTCTTAAAAAAACTGAAAGAGAAATTTCCAGGTGAAGAAGGATTAAATAGTAAACAGACAATCCATTTGCTCAAGACATTATTGAATGTGCAAGGGGGAG ATGATGGTGAAATTGTACTCTCTAACTTGATGAGAATAGTGCGATACTTTGGTCCCATTAAGAAAGATGTTGAAGGGAAGTGTGTTATCATACGTCAT CTGACTGATATTGTAAAAAACTCTCTCGTTACATCGAAAGTGGGAAAGAAGACAATAAAGCAGAG CTGGTTTGCTGGTGATATGACAAGAAGTAATGCGGAGGAACTTCTGGAGAATCAGAAAGATAAGACCTATCTTGTGAG GATGAGTCAAAGTGGATCAGACACGGGAAACTTTGTGGTGTCTGTCAAAGACCAAAATGGTGGCCATCACTTTGAAATCGAA GGAAACCCTGTAGCATCCTGCAGAAGCGATACTTTAAACTGTCATCTGCAGTTTCTCAACAGTTCTTATGAAACCTTACCAAGCTTGGTGGAGGATTTGAAGTACAATCCACTTAGAGGTGAAGAGGATGAAGAAGACGTTGAGTGTACGTACATCTGCCCAGATCTACCGTTTAATAGTGTCATTACAGCATATAAGCGCACAAAATAA
- the LOC125675975 gene encoding uncharacterized protein LOC125675975 isoform X2, with product MANRSVTVKVEIALPDFFSNFPVTVNHPLGGGMSRTSGDDCAKIVHESEPQKETEDPGDLLDEPRSISEIKENLYSASARDPGGAKNLAVCSENSQQLYARAATDLSSSASSLGFSVHGPTENDELEHNYLEEEARAGSRPDSQSSGYAGSDVSERHIHVENRSPHDEVMLRQAAIQRTTSGTSSLSSSLNTEEMRRLYDKELYISGCDTCKMLRGTSPSKESIEFWDEVEICGGDDRIKCHSKFWSYFLKKLKEKFPGEEGLNSKQTIHLLKTLLNVQGGDDGEIVLSNLMRIVRYFGPIKKDVEGKCVIIRHLTDIVKNSLVTSKVGKKTIKQRMSQSGSDTGNFVVSVKDQNGGHHFEIEGNPVASCRSDTLNCHLQFLNSSYETLPSLVEDLKYNPLRGEEDEEDVECTYICPDLPFNSVITAYKRTK from the exons AAGTGTGACAGTTAAAGTAGAGATAGCATTACCTGACTTCTTCTCAAACTTCCCAGTGACGGTAAATCATCCCCTGGGAGGAGGGATGTCGAGGACGAGTGGAGACGATTGCGCGAAGATTGTCCATGAGTCAGAACCACAAAAAGAGACAGAAGATCCAGGGGATTTATTAGATGAACCCCGAAGTATCAGCGAGATCAAAGAAAATTTGTATTCAGCGTCAGCACGTGATCCTGGTGGTGCCAAAAATTTAGCTGTTTGCTCTGAGAACAGTCAACAACTTTACGCACGTGCAGCTACTGATCTGAGTTCTTCCGCGTCTTCTCTTGGTTTTTCTGTTCATGGTCCAACTGAAAATGACGAGTTGGAGCACAACTATTTGGAAGAGGAAGCACGCGCCGGTTCGCGTCCCGATTCACAGAGTTCGGGATACGCAGGATCCGATGTAAGTGAACGACACATTCATGTGGAAAACCGATCTCCTCATGACGAAGTTATGCTGCGTCAAGCAGCGATTCAGCGGACCACTAGTGGCACCAGCAGTTTAAGCAGCAGCCTCAACACGGAGGAAATGAGACGTCTGTATGACAAAGAGTTATATATATCTGGAT gtGACACGTGCAAGATGCTGAGGGGAACGTCCCCGTCCAAAGAGTCGATAGAATTTTGGGACGAAGTTGAGATTTGTGGAGGTGACGATAGAATAAAATGTCACAGTAAG TTCTGGAGTTACTTCTTAAAAAAACTGAAAGAGAAATTTCCAGGTGAAGAAGGATTAAATAGTAAACAGACAATCCATTTGCTCAAGACATTATTGAATGTGCAAGGGGGAG ATGATGGTGAAATTGTACTCTCTAACTTGATGAGAATAGTGCGATACTTTGGTCCCATTAAGAAAGATGTTGAAGGGAAGTGTGTTATCATACGTCAT CTGACTGATATTGTAAAAAACTCTCTCGTTACATCGAAAGTGGGAAAGAAGACAATAAAGCAGAG GATGAGTCAAAGTGGATCAGACACGGGAAACTTTGTGGTGTCTGTCAAAGACCAAAATGGTGGCCATCACTTTGAAATCGAA GGAAACCCTGTAGCATCCTGCAGAAGCGATACTTTAAACTGTCATCTGCAGTTTCTCAACAGTTCTTATGAAACCTTACCAAGCTTGGTGGAGGATTTGAAGTACAATCCACTTAGAGGTGAAGAGGATGAAGAAGACGTTGAGTGTACGTACATCTGCCCAGATCTACCGTTTAATAGTGTCATTACAGCATATAAGCGCACAAAATAA